The Ananas comosus cultivar F153 linkage group 2, ASM154086v1, whole genome shotgun sequence genome contains a region encoding:
- the LOC109706234 gene encoding uncharacterized protein LOC109706234, with amino-acid sequence MGAKENAEERDDRLSDMEKEAKQGKDVESDYEPARDSLSSQGEMQSNEETKVKRASRVPKKLAKKESTDSYPRASRVSSNRQGGSKLQYKTSNNTRKKSEKPDKPASASTNTKNLDSKKSESVKVPSRPSSDVSEETDDKTDDKTIEEVKEIDVDEAPNCDQSVGTDDETIDTEENVMDDDKESAYQKIEEMELRIEKLEQELREVAALEVSLYSVVPEHGSSAHKVHTPARRLSRLYIHACKYWSPDKKATVAKNTASGLVLIAKSCGNDVSRLTFWLSNTVVLREIISQTFGNLLQSNPVLKAVESNGNAKKFDGKSTPSRWKNSSGSKQAKKFTAMQLADDWQETGTFTVALEKIESWIFSRIVESVWWQALTPHMQSPVEDLYTTKSFGKVLGPALGDQQQGSFSINLWKSAFHDAFTKICPLRAGGHECGCLPVLARMVMEQCVARLDVAMFNAILRESESEIPTDPVSDPIVDPKVLPIPAGDLSFGSGAQLKNSIGNWSRWLTDLFGMDDDDPRIDGQIAEEYDDRRLSSESKSFHLLNELSDLLMLPKDMLLERTIRKEVCPSIGSSLVTRILCNFTPDEFCPDPVPGLVLEELNSESMLERLSDKDQISSFPRSAAPITYQPPSPSDVAEKVADAGGKAELDRRASMVQRRGYTSDDDLDDLDSPLTSIIDKTPPVSPSFGNMADATQKERSQANARYKLLREVWSG; translated from the exons ATGGGTGCCAAAGAGAATGCGGAGGAAAGGGATGACCGTTTAAGCGACATGGAAAAGGAAGCAAAACAAGGCAAGGATGTTGAGTCTGATTATGAGCCAGCAAGAGATTCTCTCTCATCTCAAGGGGAGATGCAGAGTAATGAAGAAACCAAGGTAAAACGAGCTTCAAGGGTTCCCAAGAAGCTCGCTAAAAAAGAGTCAACAGACAGCTATCCTCGTGCCTCAAGAGTTAGTTCAAATCGTCAGGGTGGCAGCAAGCTGCAGTATAAGACCTCCAACAATACTCGAAAGAAATCAGAGAAACCAGATAAAcctgcttctgcttctactAATACCAAAAATCTTGACAGTAAGAAATCAGAAAGCGTGAAAGTTCCTTCCAGGCCTTCATCAGATGTGTCTGAAGAAACTGATGACAAGACTGATGATAAGACCATCGAAGAGGTTAAGGAGATTGATGTGGATGAGGCTCCCAATTGTGATCAAAGTGTTGGAACAGACGATGAAACAATTGATACAGAAGAGAATGTTATGGATGATGATAAGGAGAGCGCATATCAAAAGATTGAGGAGATGGAATTGAGAATTGAAAAGCTGGAGCAGGAGCTTAGGGAAGTAGCTGCTCTTGAGGTTTCTCTTTACTCCGTAGTTCCTGAGCATGGAAGTTCGGCGCATAAGGTTCACACGCCAGCACGGAGGCTTTCTAGGTTGTATATTCATGCTTGCAAATATTGGTCGCCAGATAAGAAGGCTACTGTTGCAAAAAACACGGCTTCTGGGCTTGTTCTGATTGCCAAGTCTTGTGGTAATGATGTCTCAAG GTTGACATTTTGGTTGTCAAACACAGTTGTCCTGAGAGAGATCATTTCCCAAACATTTGGTAATTTATTGCAATCAAATCCAGTCCTGAAGGCTGTTGAATCTAACGGGAATGCGAAAAAGTTTGATGGAAAGTCAACTCCATCGAGATGGAAAAACAGTTCTGGTAGCAAGCAAGCAAAAAAGTTCACTGCCATGCAACTCGCAGATGACTGGCAAGAGACTGGCACGTTTACAGTTGCCCTAGAAAAGATCGAGTCTTGGATCTTCTCCCGAATAGTTGAGTCAGTATGGTGGCAG GCATTAACCCCCCACATGCAATCTCCAGTGGAGGATTTATACACAACAAAATCTTTTGGGAAAGTGTTAGGACCAGCTTTGGGCGATCAGCAGCAAGGGAGCTTCTCTATTAACCTTTGGAAGAGTGCATTTCATGATGCCTTTACCAAGATCTGTCCGCTACGTGCTGGAGGACATGAGTGTGGTTGTTTGCCTGTACTGGCGAGAATG GTGATGGAACAATGTGTAGCCCGGTTAGATGTCGCAATGTTTAATGCCATTCTGCGTGAATCAGAAAGTGAGATACCGACAGATCCTGTCTCCGATCCTATTGTTGACCCAAAAGTTCTGCCAATTCCAGCTGGGGATTTAAGCTTTGGATCCGGTGCACAGCTGAAAAATTCT ATTGGCAATTGGTCCAGATGGTTGACAGATCTGTTTGGTATGGACGATGATGATCCTAGAATAGATGGTCAAATTGCTGAAGAGTATGATGACAGACGACTGAGCAGTGAATCGAAATCCTTTCATCTACTCAATGAGTTGAGTGACCTCTTGATGCTCCCAAAGGACATGCTTCTCGAGAGGACTATCAGAAAAGAG GTCTGTCCTTCGATTGGCTCGTCCTTGGTTACTCGGATTCTATGCAATTTCACACCTGATGAGTTCTGTCCAGATCCTGTTCCTGGTTTAGTCCTCGAGGAACTCAATTCTGAG AGCATGCTGGAGCGTTTGTCAGACAAAGATCAAATCAGTAGTTTCCCACGTTCTGCGGCTCCTATCACTTACCAGCCACCTTCACCGTCCGATGTGGCTGAGAAGGTGGCCGATGCAGGAGGAAAGGCTGAGTTGGACAGAAGGGCATCGATGGTCCAGAGGAGGGGGTATACTAGCGATGATGATCTGGACGACCTAGATTCTCCCCTCACTTCCATAATAGATAAGACCCCTCCCGTTTCCCCATCTTTTGGAAATATGGCAGATGCTACACAAAAGGAAAGATCACAAGCAAATGCGAGATACAAGCTCCTTCGAGAAGTATGGTCCGGATGA